The Polyangiaceae bacterium genome includes a region encoding these proteins:
- a CDS encoding transposase, which translates to MPPGRSYRLPVALPLRVLHEVPQAGAQGGGGSARELIREICRTHDIVIVKGHVRPDHVHLLALRSPRTCRRPSATHRR; encoded by the coding sequence ATGCCGCCGGGCCGCTCATACCGTCTACCGGTTGCGCTACCACTTCGTGTTCTCCACGAAGTACCGCAAGCCGGCGCTCAAGGGGGAGGTGGGTCGGCGCGTGAGCTGATTCGCGAGATATGTCGGACACATGACATCGTCATCGTGAAGGGACATGTCCGGCCAGACCACGTACACCTGCTGGCGCTCCGTTCGCCGCGAACTTGCCGACGTCCAAGCGCCACGCACCGCCGATGA
- a CDS encoding M15 family metallopeptidase codes for MRGSWTYAAIALLALGCASEPKADESAPTPKADESAPTPKAPTPPVASPPSASAPAAKAEIHASVAPIQASGRTCREQPAQDFLLRKDQIAKIGASKEERASIFAARKRSVDYRTQQYGHVSGFGSRRDNKFPPYHYAKRTKFMGVPVVVHEKIIPALECVEAALRRDCTEHPYQPKSVGGIRVDNTFKDYEVSNHLYGIAVDIDSHLNPCCHCVGHWPDADACKRKVSSVYERMKMPRCWVEVFERYGFHWLGHDELEDTMHFEFLGDPDKIVE; via the coding sequence GTGCGTGGCTCTTGGACATACGCGGCGATAGCGCTCTTGGCCCTCGGTTGTGCCAGTGAGCCCAAGGCGGATGAGAGCGCGCCCACGCCGAAGGCGGATGAGAGCGCGCCCACGCCGAAGGCGCCCACTCCGCCTGTAGCCTCGCCGCCATCGGCCTCGGCTCCCGCAGCAAAGGCCGAGATCCACGCGTCCGTCGCGCCGATTCAAGCGAGCGGGCGCACCTGTCGCGAGCAGCCCGCGCAGGACTTCCTGCTGCGCAAGGATCAGATCGCGAAGATTGGCGCGTCCAAGGAGGAGCGCGCCAGCATCTTCGCGGCGCGCAAGCGCTCGGTCGACTATCGCACGCAGCAGTACGGTCACGTGTCCGGCTTCGGCAGTCGGCGGGACAACAAGTTCCCGCCCTACCACTACGCCAAGCGCACCAAGTTCATGGGTGTGCCGGTGGTGGTGCACGAGAAGATCATCCCGGCCCTCGAGTGCGTGGAGGCCGCCCTCCGGCGCGACTGCACGGAACACCCCTACCAGCCGAAGTCCGTGGGCGGCATTCGCGTGGACAACACCTTCAAGGACTACGAAGTCTCGAATCACCTGTACGGTATCGCGGTGGACATCGATTCCCATCTGAATCCGTGCTGCCACTGCGTCGGACATTGGCCGGACGCGGACGCCTGCAAGAGAAAGGTGAGCTCGGTCTACGAGCGTATGAAGATGCCGCGCTGCTGGGTGGAGGTGTTCGAGCGCTACGGTTTCCACTGGCTCGGTCACGACGAGCTGGAGGACACGATGCACTTCGAGTTCCTGGGCGATCCGGACAAGATCGTCGAGTAA
- a CDS encoding serine/threonine protein kinase — protein sequence MTVSEPEDTSPVVDGSVLASEETRTRRGALRAVFFALVVFIAIVALMPNKTGLTWTLLGIYTAAAVALLILIVATRHRAYGDGTSTVIGLVVVVLVLGSCVYFGLVGGPTVILPAIVYYYGLGDSKTRRRVVAAVAILGYLALSALVVLHVVPPTGMIPSEVFLGGRHVIFTALSVATLLVVTYWLSSRGRRNTLLAMAELERARRGIRQRDALLHEARDDLDRAVAGARMGRLTGRSVDGYVLDSVIGRGAVGEVYRATKDGAEVAFKVLLPHMTESDDQVARFFREAQIIAALSSPHIPRLFASGVDDDGAPYLALELLHGADLGADLRQRKSLTLDEVDTLVQHVCLALHAAHEAGVVHRDIKPPNLFLTADGVWKVLDFGVSTMLTSAGTLTQGGAVGTPSYMAPEQALGKNVDRRADVFSLGAVMYRVVTGRPAFTGTTGAATMYAAVHAQPIRPSDLADVPSDVDAVLALALAKDPERRIASAEQLAEAWRAARHQRLDDDLRRDALHLLFADPWDASPR from the coding sequence GTGACCGTCAGCGAGCCGGAAGACACGTCCCCCGTGGTGGACGGCAGTGTGCTGGCAAGCGAAGAGACGCGCACTCGGCGTGGAGCGCTGCGCGCGGTGTTCTTCGCGCTGGTCGTGTTCATCGCCATCGTGGCATTGATGCCGAACAAGACCGGCCTCACCTGGACGCTGCTCGGCATCTACACCGCGGCGGCGGTGGCGCTCCTGATCCTGATCGTGGCGACGCGGCATCGCGCCTATGGCGATGGCACGTCCACCGTGATTGGCCTCGTGGTGGTGGTGTTGGTGCTCGGGTCGTGCGTGTACTTTGGTCTCGTAGGTGGGCCCACGGTGATCTTGCCGGCCATCGTGTACTACTACGGCCTCGGGGATTCGAAGACGCGGCGGCGCGTGGTAGCCGCGGTGGCCATCCTTGGTTACCTGGCGCTCTCCGCGCTGGTCGTGCTCCACGTGGTGCCGCCCACCGGCATGATCCCTTCGGAAGTGTTCCTGGGCGGTCGCCACGTGATCTTCACCGCGCTCAGCGTGGCGACGCTGCTCGTGGTCACCTACTGGCTCTCGTCCCGCGGGCGGCGCAACACGCTGCTCGCGATGGCGGAGCTCGAGCGAGCGCGCCGCGGGATCCGCCAGCGCGACGCGCTGCTGCACGAAGCGCGGGACGACCTGGATCGCGCCGTGGCTGGCGCCCGCATGGGGCGACTGACGGGGCGTAGCGTCGATGGCTACGTGCTCGACAGCGTGATCGGCCGCGGCGCCGTGGGCGAGGTGTATCGCGCCACCAAGGACGGCGCCGAGGTCGCGTTCAAGGTGCTGCTGCCGCACATGACGGAGTCCGACGACCAGGTGGCGCGCTTCTTTCGCGAGGCGCAGATCATCGCCGCGCTCTCGTCACCCCACATTCCGCGGTTGTTCGCCTCCGGCGTGGACGACGACGGCGCGCCGTACCTGGCGCTGGAGCTGCTGCACGGCGCGGACCTGGGGGCCGACCTCCGCCAGCGCAAGTCCCTGACCCTCGACGAGGTCGACACGCTGGTGCAGCACGTGTGCCTGGCGCTGCACGCGGCGCACGAAGCCGGCGTGGTGCATCGCGACATCAAGCCACCGAACTTGTTCCTCACTGCAGACGGCGTGTGGAAGGTGCTCGACTTCGGAGTGTCCACCATGCTGACGAGCGCGGGCACGCTCACGCAAGGGGGCGCCGTGGGCACGCCGTCGTACATGGCGCCGGAGCAGGCCCTGGGCAAGAACGTGGACCGCCGCGCGGACGTGTTCTCCCTGGGCGCGGTGATGTACCGCGTGGTCACCGGGCGGCCGGCGTTCACCGGCACCACGGGGGCGGCGACCATGTACGCCGCCGTCCACGCGCAACCCATCCGCCCGAGCGACCTCGCAGACGTCCCCTCCGACGTGGACGCCGTGCTCGCCCTGGCACTGGCCAAGGATCCGGAGCGCAGGATCGCGTCCGCGGAGCAGCTCGCCGAAGCGTGGCGCGCAGCGCGGCACCAGCGCCTGGACGACGACCTCCGGCGCGACGCCCTGCACCTGCTCTTCGCCGATCCATGGGATGCGAGCCCGCGCTGA
- a CDS encoding PQQ-binding-like beta-propeller repeat protein, giving the protein MRALMCLAVLLTACGSRSALNDSTPPAQVSDADPCAPPLVDACAESYASAPAGTELWSTSPDVGTASLIGPAAADERGTTFFLAAEGGLYLKKVFALDACGALRWQVDVSQWLPGSGYVPQVMVTGGHLLLVTVGALVALDPDTGELVWIADLDAFAEGGGLGVSPGKVQSLGYTAARKDGTVFSVVANDSDAWIVKVTPSGKPSPVAKVASYVGGFGYPLGKQQFVLDSAGHIVLAGGTQDRVEAFTAAGKSVFSAEVPSWGVGGYLASGPSYVTGWYLWLMSLDGTLMNDSVGGGPNFISWGNATVIDEAGELFSIGARNLSPGTSKQTFDLVGRFSATGDPKWSIIGSDSWIGGPILDDGDHVLLITGPSFEAGTTTKLSALNRANGLPAWQRELPPSGKVPSRWLLQNAAGALVTVVDDRVHAYASGGTQPPTCAWWPTPQGGLGQRRAPRGI; this is encoded by the coding sequence ATGCGCGCCCTGATGTGCCTCGCGGTGCTGCTCACGGCTTGTGGCTCTCGCAGCGCCTTGAACGATTCGACCCCGCCCGCCCAGGTTTCGGATGCGGATCCGTGTGCGCCTCCGCTTGTGGACGCCTGCGCCGAGTCCTACGCCAGCGCGCCGGCGGGCACGGAGCTCTGGAGCACGAGCCCCGACGTGGGCACCGCCTCGCTCATCGGACCCGCAGCCGCCGACGAGCGCGGGACGACCTTCTTCTTGGCGGCCGAAGGCGGACTGTACTTGAAGAAGGTGTTCGCCCTCGACGCCTGCGGAGCGCTCCGCTGGCAGGTCGACGTGTCGCAGTGGTTGCCGGGCAGCGGCTACGTGCCTCAGGTCATGGTGACCGGCGGGCATCTGTTGCTGGTCACTGTCGGCGCGCTGGTGGCGCTGGATCCGGACACCGGCGAGCTCGTGTGGATCGCGGATCTGGATGCGTTCGCCGAGGGCGGCGGCCTGGGCGTGAGCCCCGGCAAGGTGCAGTCCCTCGGTTACACCGCCGCCCGCAAGGACGGCACCGTGTTCAGCGTCGTCGCCAACGACAGCGATGCGTGGATCGTGAAGGTGACCCCGAGCGGCAAGCCCAGCCCCGTCGCCAAGGTGGCGAGCTACGTGGGCGGCTTCGGATATCCGCTCGGGAAGCAGCAGTTCGTCCTCGATTCCGCCGGGCACATCGTGCTGGCAGGGGGCACGCAAGATCGCGTCGAAGCGTTCACGGCGGCCGGAAAGAGCGTCTTTTCCGCGGAGGTTCCCAGCTGGGGCGTGGGCGGCTATCTCGCATCGGGGCCGAGCTACGTCACCGGTTGGTACCTGTGGCTCATGTCGCTGGATGGCACGCTCATGAACGATTCCGTCGGCGGCGGTCCGAACTTCATCTCCTGGGGCAACGCGACGGTCATCGACGAAGCCGGAGAGCTCTTCAGCATCGGCGCGCGGAACCTGAGTCCCGGCACGTCCAAGCAAACCTTCGATCTCGTGGGGCGCTTCTCCGCCACTGGAGATCCGAAATGGAGCATCATCGGTTCGGACTCCTGGATCGGAGGTCCGATCTTGGACGACGGCGACCACGTGCTCTTGATCACTGGGCCCAGCTTCGAAGCCGGAACCACGACGAAGCTTTCGGCGCTCAATCGCGCCAACGGCCTGCCCGCGTGGCAGCGTGAGCTACCGCCGTCCGGCAAGGTGCCGAGCCGTTGGCTGCTGCAGAATGCGGCTGGCGCCCTCGTGACGGTCGTCGATGATCGAGTGCACGCGTACGCGAGCGGCGGAACGCAGCCGCCCACTTGCGCGTGGTGGCCGACGCCCCAGGGCGGTCTCGGGCAGCGCCGCGCGCCCCGTGGGATTTGA
- a CDS encoding VWA domain-containing protein produces the protein MTKLDKEQLTRWRLVLGKGTQSEFDNLGGGSCALNADELLMDEALAAIYDETEGAAEGGRSAGLGASAPRLAKWLADVRTYFSEDVVTVIQQDAIERKGLKQLLFEPEMLANVEPSVALVGTLMSLSGQIPERTKETARMVVRAVVEQIKQLLEQRIRQAVAGALNRNEHSPIPHVASLDYKWTIGRNLKNWDPVRRCLVPERVYFFSRAQRSNNWRVIVDMDQSGSMAESVVYGSVMGAIFASLPALDTRVVAFDTEVVDLTEKCGDDPVDMIFGVQLGGGTDINKSVAYCQQFIQEPSQTLFILITDLYEGGNQAELVRRMEEMVASGVRAICLLALSDSGVPSYDDHLARRLSALGVPCFGCTPTRLPELIEGALRGADLLDLAKRVQSAGKS, from the coding sequence ATGACCAAGCTGGACAAAGAACAGCTCACGCGCTGGCGCCTGGTGCTGGGCAAGGGCACCCAGTCGGAGTTCGACAACCTGGGCGGCGGCAGCTGCGCCCTGAACGCGGACGAGCTCCTGATGGACGAGGCCCTGGCCGCCATCTACGACGAGACCGAAGGCGCCGCCGAGGGCGGGCGCAGTGCCGGACTCGGCGCCTCCGCGCCGCGCTTGGCCAAGTGGCTGGCGGACGTGCGCACCTACTTCTCCGAAGACGTGGTCACCGTCATCCAGCAAGACGCCATCGAGCGAAAGGGCCTGAAGCAGCTGCTGTTCGAGCCGGAGATGCTGGCCAACGTCGAGCCCAGCGTCGCCCTCGTGGGCACGCTCATGTCCTTGAGCGGTCAGATCCCGGAGCGCACCAAGGAGACCGCGCGCATGGTGGTGCGAGCGGTGGTGGAGCAGATCAAGCAACTGCTCGAACAGCGCATCCGCCAGGCCGTGGCCGGCGCGTTGAACCGCAACGAGCACAGCCCCATCCCCCACGTGGCGTCCCTGGATTACAAGTGGACCATCGGGCGCAATCTCAAGAACTGGGATCCGGTGCGGCGCTGCCTGGTTCCCGAGCGCGTCTATTTCTTCAGCCGTGCGCAGCGCAGCAACAACTGGCGCGTGATCGTGGACATGGATCAGAGCGGATCCATGGCGGAGTCCGTGGTGTACGGCTCGGTGATGGGCGCCATCTTCGCTTCCCTCCCGGCCCTCGATACCCGCGTGGTGGCCTTCGACACGGAAGTCGTGGACCTCACGGAGAAGTGCGGTGACGACCCCGTCGACATGATCTTCGGCGTGCAGCTGGGCGGCGGCACCGACATCAACAAGTCCGTCGCCTACTGTCAGCAGTTCATCCAAGAGCCTTCGCAAACGTTGTTCATCCTGATCACGGACTTGTACGAAGGCGGCAATCAGGCGGAGCTGGTGCGCCGCATGGAAGAGATGGTCGCCTCCGGTGTGCGCGCCATTTGCCTCTTGGCCCTGTCGGACAGCGGCGTGCCCAGCTACGACGACCACCTCGCGCGCCGTCTGTCCGCGCTGGGCGTGCCGTGCTTCGGCTGCACCCCGACGCGCCTGCCGGAGCTGATCGAGGGCGCCTTGCGTGGCGCGGACCTGCTGGATCTCGCCAAGCGCGTGCAGAGCGCCGGCAAGAGCTGA
- a CDS encoding AAA family ATPase codes for MATSKKKSDAKNGSDTLRLSAEHLFQPELEALMANESHPIPTGWRMSPRSVLTYICGGKAGSTAITPKYVGHQRLVEIAISTLVTDRALLLIGEPGTAKSWLSEHLTAAICGDSTKVVQGTAGTTEEQIRYTWNYAMLIANGPSPEALIKSPIYRAMEEGSIARFEEITRCAPEVQDAMISLLSEKRISVPELAREVPAKRGFSVIATANTRDRGVNDMSAALKRRFNIVVLPPPADLDTEIEIVKKRVAELAENLQLAAPVPAEDAIDKVVTVFRELREGQTLDGSAKVKTPSGVLSTAEAISLLTNSMALAGNFGDGEVGAHDLAAGLQGAVVKDEDKDQGIWIEYLKNVMKKRGAEWRDLYQACNTMNPSKKRAESKEA; via the coding sequence ATGGCAACATCCAAGAAGAAGAGCGACGCCAAGAACGGTTCGGACACGCTGCGCCTGAGCGCAGAGCACCTGTTCCAGCCGGAGCTGGAAGCGTTGATGGCGAACGAGAGCCATCCGATCCCCACCGGTTGGCGTATGTCGCCGCGGTCCGTGCTCACCTACATTTGCGGTGGCAAGGCGGGCAGCACGGCCATTACGCCCAAGTACGTGGGCCATCAGCGGTTGGTGGAGATCGCCATCAGCACGCTGGTCACGGATCGCGCGCTGCTGCTCATCGGGGAGCCGGGCACGGCCAAGTCTTGGCTCTCGGAGCACCTCACGGCGGCGATCTGCGGAGACTCCACCAAGGTGGTGCAGGGCACTGCGGGCACCACGGAAGAGCAGATTCGCTACACCTGGAACTACGCGATGCTGATCGCGAACGGTCCCAGCCCGGAAGCGCTCATCAAGAGCCCAATCTACCGAGCCATGGAAGAGGGCAGCATCGCGCGCTTCGAGGAGATCACGCGCTGCGCGCCGGAAGTGCAAGACGCCATGATTTCCTTGCTGTCGGAGAAGCGCATCTCCGTGCCGGAGCTGGCGCGGGAGGTGCCGGCCAAGCGCGGCTTCTCCGTGATCGCCACGGCGAACACCCGAGACCGCGGCGTGAACGACATGTCTGCCGCTCTCAAGCGCCGCTTCAACATCGTAGTGCTGCCGCCGCCGGCGGATCTGGATACGGAGATCGAGATCGTGAAGAAGCGCGTGGCGGAGCTGGCGGAAAATCTCCAGCTGGCAGCGCCGGTGCCCGCAGAGGACGCGATCGACAAGGTGGTGACGGTGTTTCGCGAGCTGCGTGAAGGGCAAACCCTGGATGGCTCCGCGAAGGTCAAGACGCCCTCCGGCGTGCTGAGCACTGCAGAGGCCATCTCGCTCCTGACCAACAGCATGGCCCTGGCCGGCAACTTCGGAGACGGCGAAGTGGGCGCGCACGATTTGGCGGCAGGCCTGCAAGGCGCCGTGGTGAAGGACGAGGACAAGGATCAGGGCATCTGGATCGAGTACCTCAAGAACGTGATGAAGAAGCGCGGGGCAGAGTGGCGTGACCTGTACCAAGCGTGCAACACCATGAACCCCAGCAAGAAGCGCGCGGAGAGCAAGGAAGCCTGA
- a CDS encoding HEAT repeat domain-containing protein — MSIPVLIDCFTEVRRLAIAGSHLAVDDFRLKRLVDPLKATGKKAPVFAKVAEAVETLIGGSEKESAENLLKLSTLLNAIVVTQAETGRDGSLEDLESEDVGFGTQRTSARTLKPIVDALTTTGSGRLEIVQEAHQRGALKDIRLTELIVRGTNDVYPELADFLAETVLPSFGQRAVVPLLRDDIDLNGSAGDARRLKILCRLDPARGYPIARTALEDKASAKMRVAAVEALAHSKEDIPVLLAQAKSRSQDVRRAALAALGHHEHADVTELLVSSLDGKDVAAACASIAATPSKALYAAFLKKLEHAVNELENGGPIAAVSVLLPGLWGRKDTATKKLLLRLFEQRGKYEKRKDSGKAPVFGKDLKEAVVHAIAHLEDEAATDALVSALSDLGANETQAVLGSAILTKSPSEVYDAFAPLLSSLKGKGKSQAEGVAGLLISSGRGYYGYYDYVLSRRVSEELAQSPLDERWLDRALEVDHTRLVCALVRPGHEKAQKYLFERLPKQKSNDRGELVYALVMSEHPKAAEVVAQEIETNLKARYAYDQYRIGRLLQMLPAQTAKQLVEAAIAKFPDKKTDWLEDSLIRDASS, encoded by the coding sequence ATGAGCATCCCGGTCCTGATCGATTGCTTCACTGAGGTACGACGCTTGGCCATCGCCGGCAGCCACCTGGCGGTGGACGATTTCCGACTGAAACGCCTGGTGGATCCGCTGAAGGCCACCGGCAAGAAGGCGCCGGTGTTCGCCAAGGTGGCCGAAGCCGTGGAAACGCTGATCGGCGGCAGCGAGAAGGAGTCCGCCGAGAACCTGCTCAAGCTGAGCACGCTGCTCAACGCCATCGTGGTGACGCAAGCGGAAACCGGTCGGGACGGCAGCCTCGAAGATCTCGAGAGCGAGGACGTGGGCTTCGGCACGCAGCGCACGTCGGCGCGCACGTTGAAGCCCATCGTGGACGCACTCACCACCACGGGCAGTGGACGCCTCGAGATCGTGCAGGAGGCGCATCAACGCGGCGCCCTGAAGGACATCCGGCTCACGGAGCTGATCGTGCGGGGTACCAACGACGTGTACCCGGAGCTCGCGGACTTCCTGGCGGAGACGGTGCTGCCGTCGTTCGGGCAGAGAGCCGTGGTGCCGCTCTTGCGCGACGACATCGACCTGAACGGCAGCGCGGGAGACGCCCGGCGCTTGAAGATTTTGTGCCGGCTGGATCCCGCGCGCGGCTATCCCATCGCGCGTACCGCCTTGGAGGACAAGGCCTCCGCCAAGATGCGCGTGGCCGCGGTGGAAGCGCTGGCCCATTCCAAGGAGGACATCCCGGTGCTCTTGGCGCAAGCCAAGTCTCGAAGCCAGGACGTGCGGCGCGCGGCCCTGGCGGCCTTGGGCCACCACGAGCACGCGGACGTGACGGAGCTCTTGGTCTCCAGCTTGGACGGCAAGGACGTCGCGGCCGCCTGCGCGTCCATCGCCGCCACGCCCAGCAAGGCGCTCTACGCCGCATTCCTGAAGAAGCTCGAACACGCAGTGAACGAGCTGGAAAACGGCGGCCCCATCGCCGCGGTGTCGGTGCTGCTGCCGGGGCTTTGGGGCCGCAAGGACACCGCGACGAAGAAGCTCCTGCTGCGTCTGTTCGAACAGCGCGGCAAGTACGAGAAGCGCAAGGACAGCGGCAAGGCACCAGTATTCGGCAAGGATCTGAAGGAAGCGGTGGTGCACGCCATCGCACACCTGGAGGACGAAGCCGCCACCGACGCGTTGGTTTCCGCCCTTTCGGATCTGGGCGCCAACGAAACCCAAGCCGTGCTCGGCTCGGCCATCCTCACCAAGTCTCCGTCGGAGGTGTACGACGCCTTCGCTCCGCTGCTCTCGAGCCTGAAAGGGAAGGGCAAGTCACAAGCCGAAGGCGTCGCTGGTTTGCTGATCAGCTCGGGGCGCGGCTACTACGGCTACTACGACTACGTGCTCTCGCGCCGAGTGTCGGAAGAGCTCGCACAGTCACCGTTGGACGAACGCTGGCTCGATCGCGCGCTGGAGGTGGATCACACGCGGCTGGTGTGCGCTTTGGTGCGCCCGGGGCATGAAAAGGCGCAGAAGTACTTGTTCGAGCGCCTACCCAAGCAAAAATCGAACGACCGCGGTGAGCTGGTGTACGCCCTGGTGATGAGCGAGCACCCGAAGGCCGCGGAGGTCGTGGCGCAGGAGATCGAGACCAATCTCAAAGCGCGCTACGCCTACGATCAGTATCGAATCGGACGCCTGCTCCAGATGCTGCCGGCACAGACCGCGAAGCAGCTGGTGGAAGCGGCCATCGCCAAGTTCCCGGACAAGAAGACGGACTGGCTGGAAGACAGCCTCATACGAGACGCGAGCAGCTGA
- a CDS encoding SWIM zinc finger family protein produces MLSIDESFVDAAAPNAAAIKNARALLLKGKLLDLKKDAEETIVFGQCKGSGKQPYAMSADFVKPDSPVYRCSCPSRQFPCKHTLALMYAYAQGKAFSVSEVPEDVASKRDKIEKREEKRKERADKPVQVDKKALEKKIKVQLEGLDLLEALLFDLTRLGLSNLNAKSAKRIEADAKKLRDAYLPGAQTALLELTRCFYSDGGYEQEELSANAREAVYSEALDRMGRLYALVRRGREALEKQRENPEMTQDTESSIAAWLGHAWKLRELADAGLVEPEAELMQLAFATHDDRARQEHVDTGVWVHLGSGRVVLTKTYRPYHAARFIKSDDSVFHIVQAKELCTYPGEMNPRVRWEAMVPRDTNKKDREKVCSLARTDLSALIKEVKNQLRTPLADKTPLAILKFDRIGQVQGTPVLEAGGERLVLADDQAWEEPRTCHLLPLLPAKLMKRGTLLGRFHYDFNTRKLQLKPLTFVDPDQVLRLTF; encoded by the coding sequence ATGCTGAGCATCGATGAAAGCTTCGTGGACGCTGCAGCGCCCAACGCCGCCGCCATCAAGAACGCGCGCGCGCTATTGCTCAAGGGCAAGCTGCTGGATCTGAAGAAGGACGCCGAGGAGACCATCGTCTTCGGCCAATGCAAGGGCAGCGGCAAGCAGCCCTACGCCATGTCGGCGGACTTCGTGAAGCCGGACAGTCCGGTGTATCGCTGTTCGTGTCCGAGCCGGCAGTTTCCGTGCAAGCACACTCTGGCGTTGATGTACGCCTACGCGCAGGGCAAGGCCTTTTCCGTGAGCGAGGTGCCCGAGGACGTCGCCTCGAAGCGCGACAAGATCGAAAAGCGCGAAGAGAAGCGCAAGGAGCGCGCGGACAAGCCCGTCCAGGTCGACAAGAAAGCGCTGGAGAAGAAGATCAAGGTACAGCTGGAAGGGCTGGACCTGCTCGAAGCGCTGCTCTTCGATCTCACTCGATTGGGGCTCTCCAACTTGAACGCCAAGAGCGCGAAGCGCATCGAGGCGGACGCCAAGAAGCTGCGCGACGCCTACCTGCCGGGGGCGCAGACCGCGCTGCTCGAGCTCACGCGCTGCTTCTATTCCGACGGCGGCTACGAGCAGGAAGAGCTTTCCGCGAACGCTCGGGAGGCCGTGTACAGCGAAGCGCTGGACCGCATGGGGCGGCTCTACGCGCTGGTGCGCCGCGGCCGGGAAGCGCTGGAAAAGCAGCGCGAAAACCCGGAAATGACGCAAGATACCGAGAGCAGCATCGCGGCCTGGTTGGGCCACGCCTGGAAGCTCCGGGAGCTCGCGGACGCGGGCCTGGTGGAGCCGGAAGCGGAGCTGATGCAGCTCGCCTTCGCGACGCACGACGACCGCGCGCGGCAAGAGCACGTGGACACCGGCGTGTGGGTGCACCTGGGCTCCGGTCGCGTGGTGCTGACCAAGACGTATCGACCGTACCACGCCGCGCGCTTCATCAAGAGCGACGACAGCGTGTTTCACATCGTGCAGGCGAAAGAGCTCTGCACCTATCCGGGGGAAATGAACCCGCGGGTGCGCTGGGAAGCGATGGTACCGCGGGACACCAACAAAAAAGACAGAGAGAAGGTGTGCTCCCTGGCGCGTACGGATCTGTCAGCGTTGATCAAGGAAGTGAAGAATCAGCTTCGGACCCCGCTGGCGGACAAGACGCCGCTGGCCATCTTGAAGTTCGACCGCATTGGTCAGGTGCAGGGCACGCCGGTGTTGGAAGCCGGCGGGGAGCGCCTGGTGCTCGCGGACGACCAGGCGTGGGAGGAGCCGCGCACCTGTCACCTGCTGCCGCTGTTGCCGGCCAAGCTGATGAAGCGAGGTACGCTGCTCGGGCGCTTTCACTACGACTTCAACACGCGGAAGCTGCAGCTGAAGCCACTGACCTTCGTGGACCCGGACCAGGTCCTGCGCCTGACGTTCTGA